DNA sequence from the Odocoileus virginianus isolate 20LAN1187 ecotype Illinois chromosome 8, Ovbor_1.2, whole genome shotgun sequence genome:
CCTTCATGTTCACTGATAAGatacctaatttaaaaaaagaaaaaaatcccattgcAAGACTTCCATTCAACATATCTTCATGGGTATTACTTTTCTTCTATAAATAGCTTTCTTTGTATCTAATAAAAATGAACCTGATTAGCTTAGCATTATGCAATATatcattacatttttcttttgacagtagatagaaagtgaaaaagtcaaattatttcatattttcattacattagttctctttgaaatatttatgttttgatctttgaaagttctttttataagaaataatCTAAATCACTCAAACTTAAGTTTAAATgttgctcttaaaaaaaagaagatattcatTTTGTGATACTGGCACAACGCTAGAAATGTCTGACCCCTgccacagaggaagaaaaagtatATTATTATCACACTCAAATTATATTGCATAAACATGCCTAAAGTGTAAAGCACaaaagtataatttgaaataattaaaatattgaaagaaaattggGTATGGAATGCTCTTTGATAATACATTTTTTATCTGCTATATACATGCTACATATACTAACAGAAATACAGGTAATTACAGGTAGGctttaaattgaattaaaatctGATAAAATGGTCAGTTGTCAAATGCAATATTGATTGACATAAAGTTCTTTGGATTTAGATGTTAGATGATTACTTTTAGGAACATGACTAAAGTTCATCcaactattttaattttatcttcatatatttgtatttgcAAAATAGTAGAGAACTTCAATGGGTATGAAGAGCATTATGCATAAATTAAACAGTTGATTTAATATCAGTTAAATTATTActttcatgttttatttcctttgaaaatcaATACATTAAATGCTCCTACATTCCAGAGTTTAAATTGCcgcttttgttgtttttagttcttctttctcagtgtaaaatttattcttaaattgaGTTATAAGATATATTTTCCCACTTTTGCAAATATCTTAATTTGGGGCCATCTGAAAGTGCAACAGAAgtatttttccaaatgaattgGAAGCATATTTGTGTTCTGCTTTACTTTCATTAATTTGGAATTGCATGACTTTGGGAACAATCTGTCTTGAAATTAAGTAGCCAGTTTTTGTCATTTCAAACAAGGACTGAACTATTCTCATTGTTTCCCTTGCTttattgaaaaaggaagaaaagaaagtataaggagagaggagggagggaagggtgagacataaggaaaaaaactgtaagagagcccagaaataaatattatatatatatacacacacacacatatatatatatatgtaatttgaaTACTTTGCTGAGTCATGAGAATAGGATTAAAGATACAGGGCAAGAAACTGACATCTTAGATTAAGTTCTTAAATTCTAAACTTTTTCCTAAATTCTGACCTTTTTCACATTTTGTGTGGGTTCTTCATTACATACTAGTTTGATTTTCCTATCAAGGCTGAGGGAACAGTGGGTGAGGGGCAGAGATGGATATCCAGGACATTTATCAAAAATTTCCACTCCACACACAGAGGTGATATTGTTGCCTAAACAAAAGACGTGTTCTGAGTATGATGCTAAAATTGTTATGAATTGTTTAATTCATAACTGCAATCATTAGTTTAGCTGCAAGGCAATTTGAATATCAGCATACAAATTATctacatttacatgaaatatatttCTCTGAGATAATTTAAGTATCTACactataatcatatatatatagataaaagtAAGATTTTGTAATCTCTACCTGGAGATATATTTGTATGAGATTATGCAACATATCAAATTGAACAAGCACAAAGAGTAAGCTCAGTTTGCATTCAAATTTTAATTGATGTCTGAAACATTACATACTGTTGTTCTCCAAAATTCTATAGAAAGAATTTCCTGGGTTCCTTAATCCAATCATATACCACTGATATACCCAATTTAATTATTTACTCAGTATACCTGAAAACCCAAAATTCAGATATTCAAAACCACACAAATTATGTTCTGTTGTATATGCCAGTGTTTTGGCAGGAAACCAtatggaaggagaaaaataattcatttttaaattctacaCAGTTTCATGATTCTATATGTTAAAATTTCAAGTTTATTAGGGCAAGGATAAGTTTCCTTTTATCCTCTTCATACAGATGGGAagagtataatttaaaaattagaaataacttctttctataaattatataattgttattttttgagattaaaaaatgCTGGATACCTTACGAAGAGTAGAGGTAGAAATAAACCACCTACAGCAACAAGATTATATGAAATAGTGCTGGTTTGAAAACAATAATATTACTTTGTAAATCTTTGCAAAATACATCAACAAACTTTCTGGAAGCTACTTCTATTGTCCAGACCTGCATTTTTTACTTCCTGTAATTGTTGCCTCTTAGTTTTTATAcatcaattaagaaataaaacaagttaCATGGAGGATTCCACTTtgtcttaatattttataatttgtacaACACTGCCATACCTATATACGATAATATTGTGaaagcaattttaaagaaaaataactccCACTGTGAAGACAAAATTAATAGCAACCCCAATTGTGAAGGCAAATACtatcatttatatttatcttCTAATCCTGGATCTAACATGGAGGAGGTAGATGGAGCGTAAGAGATACATTGTTTCCATGATAATATCATGATATTTATTACTTcccctctgaaaaaaaaattggaagggaAAACGTTGCACAGAACTGGGATAGTTTACTTCTCTTGGCCAAGGtagcattattatttatttttttttaactccttagGGAAACTATTACCACCTGTTCAATCTGAATTCAAGCAGTTACTGTCAATTTACTCATGGGTGAATGCTGCCTCTTTGTGGCAGAATGCCACGGAAAATGTTCCTTAAACAAAGTTCATGAACAGCCCTTGACATCGTACACACTGCCGGTGAGATTATGCAGACATGTACCACACACCAATGAAGCATGTGGCTCTTTAAGGTTCAATTAATCCAAACATTTCCTACCCTTGAATATAATCTAATTCACTGGCAAACCTTACTCAGACATGACCAGCTTATACTCACCAACATTCTGACATTTAGGATATAGATCAACTGGAGATAAAAGTACCCATCACGGTTGTTGCAGGTAGCTTTACAGAAGGTAAACTATGCAAAATTGTAGACCAAATAAATAATACTGgtattacaaaatataaaatcaatatgcaGTACATTACTTACCATGCTCCACATGTTAGATGGATACTTCAGTAAGGAAAAAAGTATAAACAGTTGAAATTTCATGAATGAGCACATTCAATGACACATTTAGATAACCATACTTCCCTGAACCAACAAAGGtgcaattatatatatttgatcATTAGGGGGACATTTTAGGAGTAGAAGTTAGCTACTGTCTTAAATTAATAATGGCTATTCATTAAATCACACAGCTATTTCTTTGCACTTAAGTAATCATTACTTCAGTCCCTCATATTTGACATAGTTATCAAGTGTTTATtcagaaactatttaaaaaattacatgtgCTGGGATACATGAGACTGTAACAACAGTAGCCCCATCTTACAGAGATCCTGTTTGTGGTTATCATCATTGCTTGTTGCCCAGAGGGATAAAGACATTGTATAGAGATTTGTACAGTCCATCATTTGGTCTTCTGAGGTGCCAGGACACGTGGATCTGTACAAATGCAACTGGGTTTGGTTAAACAATCAAAAATTGGCTACAATAGTAGTCAAATCAATACATCATTTTGGTTGactaataaaaatacttttaaatcttCTCTAATAAAACCAGAAACTTGCACATGATTCTCACTGGAATGGCCCAATTAATTGCcctaagtatttttcttttatacacTGGGATacaatcaggtttttttttttttttttaattacagatcCAATTGGGTGGGTTGcattgacttttaaaatgtaagttctccattttttttaaataagattttaaatgcCTTCCTGATATCACTTCAGTTTTGGAAATACAGCTCCTGATATAGTGCGACACCTCTGTGAAAATCATAGGCTAAAtagtgaaggaaagagaaatgctAAATGTGCATATAAAAATAGGTGCTACAATAAAATATTCGTATATTTCATCAATAAGTTATTTTGACTAATCAATTATGGATCATATAGCTCTGTAATTTTAATGATTTGTCCACATCTATGGTGATCTTTTCAAGATCACAatacttttgttcttttaattcaAATGTCCAGAATGCATACAAACacatcctttaaaaagaaaggaaagggatgagaggagggaggcagggaggcagagaaagagaggaagcagagaagaaagagagagagaattgggGACGGGGAacgagagaaagaaaaaaaaaacccaacaacaaacTTTCTGTTAAAGTTGGGGGTGTGCTAATCTCTCCACAAAAGCCATCTAGACCCACCCATGGCTCAAAGGGgtagaagggaaaggggaaaggaataaaagagaagagGAGAATCTATGCGCTGTCACCTTCCACCATTCTCAACACTTCCAACCACTACAAAAATGACTGCGACCTTTAACAAGTCACCCGCGAAGCAAACTGCCCTCCATAAAGCCCTTCTCCTCGCCTCCCCCACACGCCAGAAGAGAAAGTGATGTGCCCAGTGTACACAAAGGTTTTCCCGCGTGTGATATTAAAAGGAAATTGCACACCCTTTCAGTATCTTCCGCCGAAGCTGAGAATCTCGTGCCAAGGCACTTCACCCTAAACGCTGAAACAACACAATGAATCAAATGGGGTTCGCGTGTGTATCTGCTCGCTTGTTTGTCTGAAACGCAAGCGCTCCAAGggagtttctttgccttttagaACTGGCTAAAGGTGGTCTGTTTTTCCAGCACTTCGAGGTAGTCCGGCTCAACGTTTAGTTTAGCTTTTAGCTCCAGATACTCGTTCCGGTTGGGTTCTACAAAGACAGCACTGGGGGGGCTGTACAGCACCGGTTCCCTCAGCCTGCTGTCCCCCGCCCCCGGGTGCAAATACTGATGGGGGCGTCTCAGGTCATAGTTGGGGGAGAAGGTGTAAGCAGCGGGGCTGCACGGGAATTTGGGGTATTCCGGGAGGCTGTTGCCTGCGGGGGTGGTGGCGCAGTGTTTGTCTGGTTCTAAAATGCCCCTGTAAAAGCGATCGGCGTCCTGCACCGGCGAGAGCAGGTCCTCCCGGGGCTCGATGGTGCTGACGCTGTAGGCGGGGCTCCGCAAGTGGTGGCTTTCCCGCCTCTCGTCCTCCCCCGCCGGCTGCAGCTGCACCGGGGGCGGGGGCtgcggctgcggcggcggcggcggctgctgcaGGTGGTGGTTGCTGCTGCTGTAGGTGACCTTGAGCTCGTGCAGGTCTTTGTAATCCTCCACGGAGTTGCCCTCCCGCGAGCGGTAGATGGGGTTTTTGCACATGTGgcccagggggtgggggatgtACTCGTACACGTGGCCCGCCGGCGTCTTCACCTTGGGCAGCGCCGGCGCGCGGTGCTGCGCGTGCGCGTGCGGGTGGCCCCCCGcgccgccgctgctgccgccgccgccgccgccgccgccgccgtacACGCTGTACTGCATGTTGAAGGAGCTCACGTCGGAGTTGTGGGTGCTGGCGTGGTCGCTCTGGTGCTTCTTCCGGCGCTTCACGACGAGCACGAATAGCCCCGCAGCCACGAAGACCGACATGATGAAAACCAGCAGCAGGCTGAGGATCAGCACCGACAGGGGCACCGACGACGCGGCGCCTCCGCCTGCGCCCAAGCCCGCGGGCGCCCCGGTGCTGTTCAGCCGCACGGCGGGGGTCACCGCGCTGGTCCTCGCGGGGACCTGGATGGACGAGGGCGCGGGCGTGGACACCACCACGTCCGAGTAGTCAGGGCACAGCAGCTCCGACTTAATGGAGCGCATATCCGTCTCGGCGAACTTCTTGGGCGCCTTGCAGATGACCTCGTCCACCAGCACGCCCGCTTTGAGCTGCTCCACCCACAGCTTCATGCCCACCACGTCGCAGGTACAATCCCAAGGGTTGTCGTGCAGGTCGATTTGGATGAGTGACGTCAGCTGGTCCAGGACTCCGCTCACCGGCAAGGAGGTGAAGTGGTTACTCCTGAGGTTGAGCCTCAGGAGAGTCAGGCCTGAGAAGACGCCTGAGGGCAAGGTCTGCAGGAGGTTGTTGTTCAGGAATAGCAGCTGGAGGTTTGGGACCGGGTCGAAAGTCCCAGGTTGAATCTCGCGGATGAGGTTGTATTGGAGGAAGAGATACTGCAGGCTCTGCAGGCCGTAGAACAGCTCCGGGCTCAGCCTCtcgatcctgttgccatttaggTAGAGGCGCCTCAGGTTGGTGAGGTCCCCGAAGGCGCGGTCCTGGATCGTGGAGATGCGGTTGTTGCCCAGGTGGAGGAGGTCCAGCCCCGTGGCCTCCAGGAAGTCACTCCTGCGCACCAGGGCGATGTAGTTCTCCGTCAGATACATTTTCTTGGGGTTGTAGGGCTTGGGCTGCAGCTCTGCGATGCTCTCGATCTTGCGCTCCTGGCAGTTGACGTTGAGGCCCAGATCGGAGATTTGCAGGTTGCAAGTGCACGCGGTGGGACACTCCAAAGGCACCGGAGATTTGGTCTGGTAGGCGATGCTGGGGCCATAGTTGCCATAGCCCAGGTCCTTGGAGGGCTGCCGAGAGGTGGGGCGCACCCTGGGCTTATTGGGTTGGCGAGTCCCCTTAGGGGGCTTCAAGGGGGGTTTGTAAACAGCAGAGGAAGAAGTGGCCACGGAATTCACCGAGGCCGGGGTGGTATGTAAGTACCCCGTGGTGCTCAGAGGCGTCTGCGGCCTCATCTCGTAGTCCGAAATAAGTTTCCTTGGGCAGAGTTCCTGCTTGGACACTTCGTCCAAGTCCCGGCCGTGTAAGCGGAAGGGGGTCTCACAAACCACATCCCCCACCAGGGCGGAGTAGGAGATGCTGTCTAACCAATCCTTCAGGGAGATCAGCTCACAGGAGCAATTCCAGGGGTTTTCCTCCAGTTGTAACTCCACGACTTTATCCATATGCTGCAAGAGCCCCACATAGGGCAGAAGTTTCAGCCGGTTCCCCCGCAGGTCCAAGTGCGTTAACGGCACAAAACGGAAAAGGTTGTTGGGTAAACTGGACAAGAGATTGTCATTGAGGATAAGCACCTGCAACAAATGCAGTTTCCCAAAAGCGTTGGGTTCAATGACACTGATGTAATTGTAATCGACCTGTAGGTACTCCAGGCTCTCCAAGCCAAGGAAGGTATCATCACGCAGAAGTTCCAGTTTATTATTGTTCAGATGCAATCTCCTTAAACCCCGCAGCCCGTGGAAAGCCCCGGTCTCAATGTCCTGGATTACATTGCTCCCCAGATGCAAAATCGAAGCCCCAGTGTAATTGACAAACTCATTGGGATAAAGACGACTCAAAAGGTTTCCAGACAGCAGGAGGTGGTAGATTGGGAAACGGGGAGGGCTAATTTCTGAAAGGCTGATGATCCCCCGATTTTCACAGCTCACAGTTAAAATGCCGTCCTTTTCCTCACAAGGACATGCATTGTCACAGATTTCCCCATAATAATCGATGGTTTCTGCACACGAAAGGACGAGAGATGTTAGAGCAAACGCTAGAGTCTGCAGCATCCAGCTCTGCATTTTTCTGTGAAGATCCTGTTCCAAAGTTACTGGGGGGCAGCACGTGTGCATTTTATCTCCTGCAAGGGAGGGGGGGGAAGGAAACAACAGAATATGACAAAAACTTAAGGGATCAATCAGAAAGTCTCCTTCCTTCCTATACTGTTTTTCTGACATCCAGAAGAAGGGGAGAGTAATGACACCCCACACCCCGAGGTACTTGGACATTCTCCAGACTTTATTAAAATCTGATATTCACTTTGATTTAAAGGTTGATTTCATTCCCTAATGACAACAGGAACATGCTGCTCCTTACAAGATAAGGGCAAGTTAGACAAAGTCCCGTTTTAGTGATCTTGCGTGTCCCCCCCCCCTTTCAAAACCAatccataaatatacataaaatggcTGTCAGTTCAGATTCACGGTttaaattttagagaaaagaagCACCATATTTATCAGGTTTCCCACCTCACCTATACCCAGtccctctgcttttctttcaaaACCTCTTCAGTTAACAGTTCACCGTGAAGGTCTCCCATTTTCACGGaaaagcccaggagccacaataCTTGGGCTGTTTTAAAACCATCGCTGGAAATGCCAGGGTGGGAACCTAAAGAATACTTTTTCACAGAGGCAAAAAGCATGCAAGATAAGGCGTCAAAAGGACCCAGAAGAAGCTCTTAAGGCCAATTGTCTTCGGGAGCTTTGAgcatggagaaaaaggagagcgCTTTCGCTTTGATGGTGGACTTCACTATCACGCTATTAAGCACATCAGCGTCCTAATTGCATGCACGGTGCCATTTAGCAGCGCCTCCCCAGAGCGCCCTGCGTCCACTTCATTGATCATGTCAGCGACGCTACTAAACCGCatttttaagccactgaaatAGTTCTGCACGGTGGATTACAAAGAACTCTGCGAAGGCATCCGCAATCCCGGAACAAGCTCCGGGTACCTGGAGTTTAAAGAAGACGTTCCCACCGCTTACCCGGAATCTGCTAAAAGTAAACCCAGGACCAGCGCCAAAGCCTCCCTCACCTCGGGCTCCGCGTCTCTTTGCCAGGGTATGCAAAACAAACCCTACCAAATTAGCAAGATTGGGACTTAACTACCACCTCGCCACATCCCCACCACTGGAGTTGCTTATTGTATTTAATTATCAAGGCTttactcttccccccaccccccaaccttcTTTTCTCAGAAAGGGGACTTGGGCTGATTAAGAGGCAAAATAGAAGGGAGCAAGGAAGGGGGGACAGCCAGTGATACAAGTCAGTGCTTTAATATCGGAATTTCATCTCCCCAAGGAATCAATCTGAccctcctctcccttttctttctggctttctttttGTCCCTTTAAAGCCTTCCTTCGACTTCCTACTTCGAGTCGACAGCAGCGCTCAgaaggaaaggacagaaatggagcgagtgtatgtgagtgtgtgttgcGTTGGTTGGGGGAAGAAGGGGGAGAGGGAACATTCGGTAGAAATGCTGGGCTCTTGGAAccaatgcctttttttttctgtccagcCTTGCTTGGCTCTGCCTCACCACCCCCGAAGTCTGATATCGAATCGCAACCCCTAACTA
Encoded proteins:
- the SLITRK5 gene encoding SLIT and NTRK-like protein 5, which gives rise to MHTCCPPVTLEQDLHRKMQSWMLQTLAFALTSLVLSCAETIDYYGEICDNACPCEEKDGILTVSCENRGIISLSEISPPRFPIYHLLLSGNLLSRLYPNEFVNYTGASILHLGSNVIQDIETGAFHGLRGLRRLHLNNNKLELLRDDTFLGLESLEYLQVDYNYISVIEPNAFGKLHLLQVLILNDNLLSSLPNNLFRFVPLTHLDLRGNRLKLLPYVGLLQHMDKVVELQLEENPWNCSCELISLKDWLDSISYSALVGDVVCETPFRLHGRDLDEVSKQELCPRKLISDYEMRPQTPLSTTGYLHTTPASVNSVATSSSAVYKPPLKPPKGTRQPNKPRVRPTSRQPSKDLGYGNYGPSIAYQTKSPVPLECPTACTCNLQISDLGLNVNCQERKIESIAELQPKPYNPKKMYLTENYIALVRRSDFLEATGLDLLHLGNNRISTIQDRAFGDLTNLRRLYLNGNRIERLSPELFYGLQSLQYLFLQYNLIREIQPGTFDPVPNLQLLFLNNNLLQTLPSGVFSGLTLLRLNLRSNHFTSLPVSGVLDQLTSLIQIDLHDNPWDCTCDVVGMKLWVEQLKAGVLVDEVICKAPKKFAETDMRSIKSELLCPDYSDVVVSTPAPSSIQVPARTSAVTPAVRLNSTGAPAGLGAGGGAASSVPLSVLILSLLLVFIMSVFVAAGLFVLVVKRRKKHQSDHASTHNSDVSSFNMQYSVYGGGGGGGGGSSGGAGGHPHAHAQHRAPALPKVKTPAGHVYEYIPHPLGHMCKNPIYRSREGNSVEDYKDLHELKVTYSSSNHHLQQPPPPPQPQPPPPVQLQPAGEDERRESHHLRSPAYSVSTIEPREDLLSPVQDADRFYRGILEPDKHCATTPAGNSLPEYPKFPCSPAAYTFSPNYDLRRPHQYLHPGAGDSRLREPVLYSPPSAVFVEPNRNEYLELKAKLNVEPDYLEVLEKQTTFSQF